DNA sequence from the Arthrobacter crystallopoietes genome:
ACCATCAGGCGGGTCGGCAAGACCACCGGCTCCGGCCTTTGTCCGGCGATAACTTCGTGCAGCAACCGGACGGCCGTGCGGCCCATCTCGTCGGCATCCTGCGCGATCAGGGTCAGTGCCGGACGCATGATGGCGAAGGCGTCAATGTCGTCGTAGCCAACCAGGGACAGGTCCTCGCCGATGCGAATGCCCAGTTCCTGGCAGACCCTGACGGCCCCCATGGTCATCAGACCGTCCGCGGCGATCAAGGCGGTGGGCGCGTTGGTGAGTTCGAGGAGCTGCCGGGCACCCGCGGCACCGCTGCCCGCCTGGAAGTCGCCGAACACCACCAGTTCCGGATCCCGCTCCAGTCCGCAGTCCAAGGTCGCAGCCTGGAATGCGGCGAAGCGTTCCCTGCCGGTGGAGGCGGACCGCGGCCCGGAAATATAACCGATCCTGCGATGCCCCAGCGTCGCCAAGTGCTGTACGGCCTCGCCCATGCCGCTGGAATTATCTGCAGTCACGCTGGGCAGATCGATATCGTCGATCACCCGGTCCACGAACACCGCCGGCAGACCGCTCGACGCCAGCATTTCCACATTGGCGTTGTCTCCGCCCTGCGGCACTAGGATCAGCCCGTCCACGCGCTGCGCCAGCAGCACGTCCAGGTAGCGGTTCTGCTGTTCGACGCTCTCATTGGCGTTGGCCAGCAGGGTGATCAGGCCAAGTTCAAGCGCCTGCTGCTCCGCGGCATGGGCGAGGTCGGCGAAGAAGGGGTTCCGGACGTCGGAGATCAGCAGGCCGATGGTGCTGGTGCGGGTGGAGCGCAGCGAGCGTGCCTGTGCGTTCGGGCGGAAGCCGAGTTCGGCGACAGCCTGCTCCACGCGTTCGCGTGACAGTACGGAAGTTGCCGGATGGCCGGACAGAACGCGGGAAGCCGTGGCGGGGGAAACCCCCGCACGGGCCGCGACATCGCGGATCGTTACACCCCGCACACCAGCTCCTTTACTTGCCTGTCCACGGAAATTCGGCTACCACTTGCCCCACCCACCTGCTCGTGGAATCGATTCCATGAAATCGTTTCCACGAGTATGAAACAGGTCACCATCCGGTGTCAACCCCGTCACTTGCGGGGTCGGCCTCTTCACGTTTGCGACGACCGTCAGGCGCCGGAGCCTCCTCGGCCGGAGAAAGGCGTGGAACACTGGTAGCGGGAGTCAGGCGAGGAAGCATTTTCAGCTAACGGAGGCGCCATGCTGTTCGACACGCTCTTCATCAACGGGGTCATCTACACCCATGATCCGTCCCGCCCCCGCGCCAATGCCATTGGCGTCAATGCCGGCCGGATTATCAGCCTCGACGACGAGCTGCCGGCCACGCACTTCCGCAAGGTTTACGACCTCGGCGGTGCCGCCGTCGTTCCCGGTTTCAATGATGCCCATTGCCACCTGTCCATGGTGGGGCTGGCCGAATTGCAGGTGGACCTGCGTCCGTCCGTTTGCCCGACGATGGAGGACCTGCTCGCCGCCGTTGGTACTGCCTGCGCCGATGCTCCC
Encoded proteins:
- a CDS encoding LacI family DNA-binding transcriptional regulator: MRGVTIRDVAARAGVSPATASRVLSGHPATSVLSRERVEQAVAELGFRPNAQARSLRSTRTSTIGLLISDVRNPFFADLAHAAEQQALELGLITLLANANESVEQQNRYLDVLLAQRVDGLILVPQGGDNANVEMLASSGLPAVFVDRVIDDIDLPSVTADNSSGMGEAVQHLATLGHRRIGYISGPRSASTGRERFAAFQAATLDCGLERDPELVVFGDFQAGSGAAGARQLLELTNAPTALIAADGLMTMGAVRVCQELGIRIGEDLSLVGYDDIDAFAIMRPALTLIAQDADEMGRTAVRLLHEVIAGQRPEPVVLPTRLMVRKSTGPAKTGVNR